A region of Candidatus Binatia bacterium DNA encodes the following proteins:
- a CDS encoding ATP-binding protein: MKCTRCRQPAEVKLRAHNSAFCRPCFLFFFQRRVTRAIEHEKMFDRSSRVLVAVSGGKDSLALWDVLANEGYQTVGFHLALGIGGYSQRSRERTEKFAAERGLELHVHSLADEGLAIPDIVSATRRPACSACGTFKRHYFDAAALELGCNVIATGHNLDDEAARLLGNVLHWQVDHLARQKPVMQPRHEKFVRKVKPLYLTSEFETATYAFMRGIDYVVEECPNAVGATQLTYKSVLDRLEDVSPGTKVGFVRDFVARASDAFAREEGDRAARTCEGCGMPSFGTLCSFCSLRAEVDRKLAARAKPAPAAPEG; this comes from the coding sequence GTGAAGTGCACGCGCTGTCGACAGCCGGCCGAGGTCAAGCTGCGCGCGCACAACTCGGCGTTCTGCCGGCCGTGCTTCCTGTTCTTCTTCCAGCGTCGCGTCACGCGCGCGATCGAGCACGAGAAGATGTTCGACCGCTCGTCGCGCGTGCTGGTTGCGGTGTCGGGCGGCAAGGACAGCCTCGCACTCTGGGACGTGCTGGCCAACGAAGGCTACCAGACCGTCGGCTTCCACCTCGCGCTCGGCATCGGCGGCTACTCGCAGCGCTCGCGCGAGCGCACCGAGAAGTTCGCCGCGGAGCGCGGTCTCGAGCTGCACGTGCACTCGCTCGCCGACGAAGGGCTCGCCATCCCGGACATCGTCTCGGCGACGCGTCGTCCGGCGTGCTCGGCGTGCGGCACGTTCAAGCGTCACTACTTCGATGCCGCGGCGCTCGAGCTCGGCTGCAACGTGATCGCGACCGGGCACAACCTCGACGACGAGGCGGCCCGCCTGCTCGGCAACGTCCTGCACTGGCAAGTCGACCACCTGGCGCGGCAGAAGCCGGTCATGCAGCCGCGGCACGAAAAGTTCGTCCGCAAGGTCAAGCCTTTGTACTTGACGAGCGAGTTCGAGACCGCGACCTACGCCTTCATGCGCGGCATCGACTACGTGGTCGAGGAGTGCCCGAACGCGGTGGGCGCGACGCAGCTCACTTACAAGAGCGTGCTCGATCGGCTCGAAGACGTCTCGCCGGGGACGAAGGTCGGCTTCGTGCGGGACTTCGTCGCGCGCGCGAGCGACGCGTTCGCCCGCGAGGAAGGCGATCGCGCGGCGCGCACCTGCGAAGGCTGCGGCATGCCGTCGTTCGGCACGCTGTGCTCGTTCTGCTCGCTGCGTGCGGAGGTCGACCGCAAGCTCGCCGCCCGCGCCAAGCCGGCTCCGGCGGCGCCCGAGGGATGA
- a CDS encoding iron-sulfur cluster assembly accessory protein, with amino-acid sequence MNDGVPADRHEEPSSAEQVAIEPVILSPTAIGRVKVLLQREGRPAEAGLRVSVVGGGCSGLQYSLGLEDRPNEDDTIYEYDGVRVFVDPTSAPYLSGTKVDYVDGLHGAGFKFLNPNADRTCGCGSSFSV; translated from the coding sequence ATGAACGACGGTGTACCAGCCGATCGACACGAGGAGCCATCGTCCGCCGAGCAGGTGGCGATCGAGCCCGTGATTCTCTCTCCGACCGCGATCGGACGCGTGAAGGTCCTGTTGCAGCGTGAGGGGCGCCCGGCCGAGGCCGGGCTGCGGGTGTCCGTGGTCGGCGGCGGCTGCTCGGGGTTGCAGTACTCGCTGGGCCTCGAGGATCGGCCGAACGAGGACGACACCATCTACGAGTACGACGGCGTCCGCGTGTTCGTCGATCCGACCAGCGCTCCGTATCTCAGCGGCACCAAGGTCGACTACGTCGACGGGCTGCACGGCGCAGGCTTCAAGTTCCTCAATCCGAACGCGGACCGCACCTGCGGCTGCGGATCCTCGTTCTCGGTCTGA
- a CDS encoding RluA family pseudouridine synthase — protein sequence MSVSAGDGATELVAGAEHAGRRLDDVLAEALGVGRRTAVRLVERTRVNGRRASKGERLRAGDRVVVQAAPGPAASETSLEVVLDGEDVLVVAKPAGLPTVALRGAAGDSLAARIAARFPECAAIGQPGESGLVHRLDTGTSGLLLVARTAEAYANLRAQFREHRVEKQYLALVAGRLTDEVRIATPIGQHRRSRTRMRTVAPGMPSERYTPRPATTDVVPLRVFADATLVRATTCSGVRHQIRVHLASIGHPLVNDTTYGGPTLAALPGFVLHASALRWHDVRTGSERWLELPLPATVESALAQLEPDVRDARRADPRPHGAR from the coding sequence ATGAGCGTGTCGGCAGGCGACGGCGCCACCGAGCTCGTGGCGGGCGCGGAGCACGCCGGGCGACGGCTCGACGACGTGCTGGCGGAAGCTCTCGGCGTCGGCCGGCGCACCGCGGTGCGTCTCGTCGAGCGCACGCGCGTCAACGGACGACGCGCAAGCAAAGGCGAGCGCCTGCGCGCGGGCGATCGCGTGGTCGTGCAGGCCGCGCCGGGGCCGGCCGCGTCCGAAACGAGCCTCGAGGTCGTGCTCGACGGCGAGGACGTGCTCGTGGTCGCCAAACCGGCCGGTCTGCCGACGGTCGCGCTACGCGGCGCGGCGGGCGACAGCCTCGCGGCGCGGATCGCGGCGCGCTTTCCGGAGTGCGCCGCGATCGGCCAGCCCGGCGAGTCGGGGCTCGTGCACCGGCTCGACACCGGCACGTCGGGCTTGCTGCTGGTCGCGCGCACGGCGGAGGCGTACGCCAATCTCCGCGCGCAGTTCCGCGAGCACCGCGTCGAGAAGCAGTACCTCGCGCTGGTCGCCGGACGCCTCACCGACGAGGTGCGCATCGCGACGCCGATCGGTCAGCACCGGCGCAGTCGGACGCGGATGCGCACGGTCGCGCCCGGCATGCCGAGCGAGCGCTACACGCCGCGTCCCGCGACGACCGACGTCGTGCCGTTGCGCGTCTTCGCCGACGCGACGCTCGTCCGCGCGACGACGTGCAGCGGCGTGCGTCACCAGATCCGCGTGCACCTCGCGAGCATCGGACACCCGCTGGTCAACGACACGACCTACGGCGGCCCGACGCTCGCCGCCCTGCCCGGCTTCGTGCTGCACGCGTCGGCGCTGCGCTGGCACGACGTGCGCACCGGGAGCGAGCGCTGGCTCGAGCTGCCGCTGCCGGCGACGGTCGAGTCGGCGCTCGCGCAGCTCGAGCCCGATGTCCGCGACGCGCGTCGTGCGGACCCACGCCCTCACGGCGCTCGGTGA
- a CDS encoding thiamine biosynthesis protein ThiS has translation MRVCLNPQGRELQIDGVARVGDLLRRLDILPGTVLVIRGDRLLTEDAPLSPEDDIELRSVVSGG, from the coding sequence GTGCGAGTCTGCCTCAACCCACAGGGTCGCGAGCTTCAGATCGACGGCGTCGCGCGTGTGGGCGACCTCCTGCGCCGCCTGGACATCCTGCCCGGCACGGTGCTCGTCATTCGCGGCGACCGGCTGCTCACCGAGGACGCGCCGCTTTCGCCGGAGGACGACATCGAGCTGCGCTCGGTGGTGAGCGGCGGCTGA
- a CDS encoding tRNA (adenine-N1)-methyltransferase, which produces MSEETAPTGAPPPEDATDLGAPLAAGESVLLIDPKGREYLRELRPGRRYSLHAGVVDADALIGRPAGLRIRSSLGQPFLVLRPTYARLIPNLPRQAQVIYPKDAASILMYGDVYPGARVIESGVGPGALTLALLRAIGPHGHLTSIERREDHIQMASDNVRRFHGEAPNWTTILADAADALPGLRADRVILDLPEPGPVLAGAAQALRPGGILVVYVPTTVQVDQVGAALRAEPRFALVETFETLQRYWHVAPNSVRPEHRMVAHTGFIMTAARVVD; this is translated from the coding sequence ATGAGCGAGGAGACGGCGCCGACCGGCGCCCCGCCCCCGGAGGACGCGACCGATCTCGGCGCTCCGCTCGCGGCCGGCGAATCGGTGCTGCTGATCGACCCGAAGGGTCGCGAGTATCTGCGCGAGCTGCGTCCCGGACGGCGCTACTCGCTGCACGCCGGCGTCGTCGACGCCGACGCGCTCATCGGACGTCCCGCTGGCCTGCGCATCCGCTCGTCGCTCGGTCAGCCGTTCCTGGTGCTGCGGCCGACCTACGCGCGGCTGATCCCGAACCTCCCGCGTCAGGCGCAGGTCATCTATCCGAAGGATGCCGCGTCGATCCTGATGTACGGCGACGTATACCCCGGCGCGCGCGTCATCGAGAGCGGCGTCGGGCCCGGCGCCCTGACGCTCGCGCTGCTGCGCGCGATCGGCCCGCACGGCCACCTCACCTCGATCGAGCGTCGCGAGGACCACATCCAGATGGCGAGCGACAACGTGCGGCGCTTCCACGGCGAGGCTCCGAACTGGACGACGATCCTCGCCGACGCGGCGGACGCCCTACCCGGCCTGCGCGCGGACCGGGTGATCCTCGATCTGCCCGAGCCCGGTCCGGTGCTCGCCGGCGCGGCACAGGCGCTGCGGCCGGGCGGCATCCTCGTGGTCTACGTCCCGACGACCGTTCAGGTCGACCAGGTCGGCGCGGCGCTGCGGGCGGAGCCCCGCTTCGCGCTGGTCGAGACCTTCGAAACCTTGCAGCGCTACTGGCACGTTGCACCGAATTCCGTCCGCCCGGAGCACCGCATGGTGGCCCATACCGGGTTCATCATGACCGCCGCACGGGTGGTCGACTGA
- the lon gene encoding endopeptidase La produces the protein MADEESGEAGQKFYGFEEDTGGIEIPEQLPILPLRGVVIFPSAIVPLPISRKPSLQLVEHCIAREDKILGLVAQKTADEERPTPDDLFTRGTAGRLLKMLRYPDQSVRILVQGLRRIEISGYEQTEPFYVGRVRTLMDEYEESKDLDAIQAHVVNQFAKFVSMIPYLPDELQLVVMNIKDPGKVTDLIASNLNISLEEKQDLLNTLSVRARLQRLSGILNREIELLELGSKIQSQVQTELSKNQREFYLRQQMRAIQRELGEGDGRSAELDELRKRLDEAQLPEPARKAADTELERLRIIPPESAEHSVVRTYLEWLANLPWAISTEDNLDLHHARAILDEDHFDLEKIKDRILEYLAVRKLRQDPRSPILCFAGPPGVGKTSLGRSIARAMGRKFVRLSLGGVRDEAEIRGHRRTYVGSLPGRIIQSLKAAGSNNPLFVLDEIDKLGADFRGDPSSALLEVLDPEQNSAFVDHYLDVPFDLSRVMFITTANYLDPIPHALRDRMEVIELSGYTEEQKLEIARRHLIPKQITENGLNDEMIRFEDAAITKIIRDYTREAGLRNLEREIGRVCRKVARAVTEGQTEPALITPEKVREFLGPEKYFNEVAERVGEPGVVTGLAYTPNGGDILFIESTRMKGKKGLTLTGSLGDVMKESAQTALSLIRSRAEKLGIDPEFFENSDIHIHVPAGAIPKDGPSAGVTIATSLASLLTGRAVRPDVAMTGEITLRGTVLPIGGVKEKVLAARRAGIRTVILPQRNQKDLDDVPENVRKEMNFEFVETIDEVLALALEPEDKPTGETEGESRATAGAAQK, from the coding sequence ATGGCTGACGAAGAATCCGGCGAGGCGGGGCAGAAGTTCTACGGCTTCGAGGAGGACACCGGCGGCATCGAGATCCCCGAGCAGCTGCCGATCCTACCGCTGCGCGGCGTGGTGATCTTCCCCTCGGCGATCGTGCCGCTGCCGATCTCGCGCAAGCCGTCGCTGCAGCTCGTCGAGCACTGCATCGCGCGCGAGGACAAGATCCTCGGGCTCGTCGCGCAGAAGACCGCCGACGAGGAGCGCCCGACGCCCGACGACCTCTTCACGCGCGGCACCGCGGGACGTCTCCTGAAGATGCTGCGCTACCCGGACCAGAGCGTCCGCATCCTGGTCCAGGGTCTGCGGCGCATCGAGATCAGCGGGTACGAGCAGACGGAGCCCTTCTACGTCGGCCGCGTGCGGACGTTGATGGACGAGTACGAGGAGTCGAAGGACCTCGACGCGATCCAGGCGCACGTCGTCAATCAGTTCGCCAAGTTCGTGTCGATGATCCCGTACCTGCCCGACGAGCTGCAGCTCGTGGTGATGAACATCAAGGATCCGGGCAAGGTCACGGACCTCATCGCCTCGAACCTCAACATCTCGCTCGAGGAGAAGCAGGACCTCCTCAACACGCTCAGCGTGCGCGCTCGCCTGCAGCGGCTGTCGGGAATCTTGAACCGCGAGATCGAGCTGCTGGAGCTCGGCTCGAAGATCCAGAGCCAGGTGCAGACCGAGCTCTCGAAGAACCAGCGCGAGTTCTACCTGCGTCAGCAGATGCGCGCGATCCAGCGTGAGCTCGGCGAAGGCGACGGACGCTCCGCCGAGCTCGACGAGCTCCGCAAGCGGCTCGACGAGGCGCAGCTGCCCGAGCCGGCGCGCAAGGCCGCCGACACGGAGCTCGAGCGTCTGCGCATCATCCCGCCCGAGTCGGCGGAGCACTCCGTGGTCCGCACGTACCTCGAGTGGCTCGCGAACCTCCCCTGGGCGATCTCCACCGAGGACAACCTCGACCTGCACCACGCCCGCGCGATTCTCGACGAGGACCACTTCGACCTCGAGAAGATCAAGGACCGAATCCTCGAGTACCTCGCGGTGCGCAAGCTGAGGCAGGATCCGCGCAGCCCGATCCTCTGCTTCGCGGGACCGCCCGGCGTCGGCAAGACGTCGCTCGGACGCTCGATCGCGCGCGCGATGGGACGCAAGTTCGTCCGCCTGTCGCTCGGTGGCGTGCGCGACGAGGCGGAGATCCGCGGTCACCGCCGCACCTACGTCGGCTCGCTACCCGGACGCATCATTCAGAGCTTGAAAGCCGCGGGCTCGAACAATCCGCTGTTCGTGCTCGACGAGATCGACAAGCTCGGCGCCGACTTCCGCGGCGACCCGTCGTCCGCGCTGCTCGAGGTGCTCGACCCCGAGCAGAACTCGGCGTTCGTCGATCACTACCTCGACGTGCCGTTCGATTTGTCGCGCGTGATGTTCATCACGACGGCGAACTACCTCGATCCGATCCCGCACGCCCTGCGCGACCGCATGGAGGTGATCGAGCTCAGCGGCTACACCGAGGAGCAGAAGCTCGAGATCGCGCGCCGCCATCTCATCCCGAAGCAGATCACGGAGAACGGCCTCAACGACGAGATGATCCGCTTCGAGGACGCGGCGATCACCAAGATCATCCGCGACTACACGCGCGAGGCCGGGCTGCGAAACCTCGAGCGCGAGATCGGACGCGTGTGCCGCAAGGTCGCGCGCGCCGTCACCGAGGGGCAGACCGAGCCGGCGCTCATCACGCCGGAGAAGGTGCGCGAGTTCCTCGGGCCCGAGAAGTACTTCAACGAGGTCGCGGAGCGGGTCGGCGAGCCCGGCGTGGTCACGGGCCTCGCCTACACGCCCAACGGCGGCGACATTCTGTTCATCGAGTCGACCCGCATGAAGGGCAAGAAGGGCCTCACGCTCACCGGGTCGCTCGGCGACGTGATGAAGGAGTCCGCGCAGACCGCGCTGTCGCTCATCCGCTCGCGCGCGGAGAAGCTCGGCATCGATCCCGAGTTCTTCGAGAACTCCGACATCCACATCCACGTCCCGGCGGGCGCGATTCCGAAGGACGGGCCGTCCGCGGGCGTCACCATCGCGACCTCGCTCGCGTCGCTGCTCACCGGTCGCGCCGTTCGTCCGGACGTCGCGATGACGGGCGAGATCACGCTGCGCGGCACGGTGCTGCCGATCGGCGGCGTCAAGGAGAAGGTGCTCGCGGCGCGGCGCGCCGGGATCCGCACGGTCATCCTGCCGCAGCGCAACCAGAAGGACCTCGACGACGTCCCGGAGAACGTGCGCAAGGAGATGAACTTCGAGTTCGTCGAGACGATCGACGAGGTGCTCGCGCTGGCGCTCGAGCCAGAGGACAAGCCGACGGGCGAGACCGAGGGCGAGTCGCGCGCCACGGCCGGGGCGGCGCAAAAGTGA
- the gph gene encoding phosphoglycolate phosphatase (PGP is an essential enzyme in the glycolate salvage pathway in higher organisms (photorespiration in plants). Phosphoglycolate results from the oxidase activity of RubisCO in the Calvin cycle when concentrations of carbon dioxide are low relative to oxygen. This enzyme is a member of the Haloacid Dehalogenase (HAD) superfamily of aspartate-nucleophile hydrolase enzymes (PF00702).), which yields MFDLDGTLIDSVGDLVASANATLERLRLPPQDPHTIAGFIGEGARRLVERALRAAGASSDRATVDEALALFLEIYGAHLLDTTVAYPGIEEMLERLRAADVRLSVLTNKPRGFAARILDGLGLASRFGAVLGGDSLPTRKPDPAGLRRLIDDAGVPVEETLVVGDSLVDVETARNAKVAVCAVSWGLTPRATLEAAAPDYLVDRPEEVVAIATSR from the coding sequence ATCTTCGATCTCGACGGCACGCTGATCGATTCGGTCGGCGACCTCGTCGCGTCGGCGAACGCGACCCTCGAGCGGCTGCGTCTTCCGCCGCAGGATCCGCACACGATCGCGGGATTCATCGGCGAGGGGGCGCGACGTCTCGTCGAGCGCGCGCTGCGTGCGGCCGGCGCTTCGTCGGACCGCGCGACGGTGGACGAAGCGCTCGCGCTCTTCCTCGAGATCTACGGCGCGCACCTGCTCGACACGACGGTCGCGTATCCCGGCATCGAGGAGATGCTCGAGCGGCTGCGCGCCGCGGACGTCCGGCTCTCCGTGCTGACCAACAAGCCGCGCGGGTTCGCCGCGCGCATCCTCGACGGCCTCGGTCTCGCCTCGCGCTTCGGCGCCGTGCTCGGCGGCGACTCGCTGCCGACGCGCAAGCCGGATCCGGCCGGCTTGCGGCGGCTGATCGACGACGCCGGCGTGCCGGTCGAGGAGACGCTCGTCGTCGGCGACTCGCTGGTCGACGTGGAGACGGCGCGCAACGCGAAGGTCGCGGTATGCGCGGTCAGCTGGGGATTGACGCCGCGCGCGACCCTCGAGGCCGCGGCGCCGGACTACCTGGTCGACCGGCCCGAAGAGGTGGTCGCGATCGCGACGTCACGCTAG